From a single Okeanomitos corallinicola TIOX110 genomic region:
- a CDS encoding CHAT domain-containing protein — translation MSQLFVLSLEGDFKSGFKATLEIGEEGDKRPTSKTIGELPPKPEMLEFYKDWQLSQIAWLKRGRMKIPSSPTDQFSVKHLIEDSQKQADVLRRNLNNWLNQSESFRRIRDKLLAKYTSSEEVRVLLRLRNQNATKLVNLRRIPWQLWDLIEEYSMGEVALSNPESEKVDKNNIPTIEDKVKILAIVGNTKGIKSEQDLEFLKQLPRSEIRVLQQPERYQINDELWEQTWDILYFAGHSETLEEVGKIEINQNSPPDTLTIADLKYGLKKAIRHGLQLAIFNSCDGLGLAYQLEDLHIPNIIVMREPVEDKVAREFLKHFLSAFAGGQSLDAAVRDARQRLHGLEDKYPCASWIPVLCQNAASAPLKWSALGRRTTNICPYRGLSAFRKEDAPFFFGRENFTQQLENAVHREPLVTVIGPSGSGKSSAVFAGLIPKLCSQGNWRTLDFRPGDRPFHALAFKLIQYLEPNLESENDRLRETRKLATDLRQEPESLRDVIERIIWNNPGTRFLMVIDQFEELYTLCSKQECQSFLERLLEAVKTVNHYNLHLTLVLTLRADFLGYALSDRSFADVIPIADQMLGPMNSVELEQAITQPAQLFGVTIESGLTELILEEIMPNGKAMEPGYLPLVEFTLTQLWEKQQDAKLTHDAYKQLGGIKEAIAHYADQVFNQLNEEQKERVRRIFVQLVRPGHPGEGTPDTRRIANRRQIGEENWDLIQHLANVRLVTTNNHLVLDNHGKLIEEEIVEIVHEALIEKWSLLKIWLDLDREFRTWQERLRSSIIEWKKNNRDDAGLLRGKFLIEAENWLRDRQPELTREEQKYIELSTKLRNRRRNITIFTLSTIFTIISAAAGIAWLSRQAAVVALEDQVNALSQSSDVLRNSGQPFDALLSAMKAAEPILTKQIQVEPKDETWKQAQKTLQWSLFKVREQNRLDGHQDEVWSVSFSPDHQLIATASADNTVILWSRKGKKLKTLKGHEGVVASVSFSPDSQTIATASFDKTIKLWNRQGQPLKTIEGYKEGHKEGHKEGHKGWVYSVSFSPDGKIIASASKDGTVKLWNRDGKLLREFMVPAPADKSDGGLNTVTFSPDGNTIAASSWDKTVRLWSLKDGQEKIFRGHQDAVNNVSFSPDGKMLVTASRDQTIKLWSLEGKVLKTLKGHTGEVSSVSFSPDRDSRTIVSAGFDKTVRFWNLNGEQLKPSLTGHNGQVNQVVFSPDGKTIASAGFDQTAKLWAFNHQQLQRLNGHKDNVWGVVFSPDGETIATASQDGTVKLWNHNGQVINTLQGHKDIVTSVIFSPDGAIIATTSKDKTVRLWSRNGKQIKTLTGFKNSKDNRVDSLSFSPNGKIFATADWTGEVKLWSRDGKELDAFQAHKDRIYDITFSPDGNMIATASKDNKAKLWNLKGRQIESLDGHSDQVFNISFSSDGTEIATSSRDGTIKLWNLDGELLNTIDVSSIYAGQVYSTRFGPNGKLIAAATRDGRITVWNTNGDLLKILEGHTDIADNVSFSPDGKTVASASRDDSVILWTLDLEELEKTAAIWKSDLNQVMQQSCDWVGDYLQHNLNADKGDQRLKKVCDKGDTNS, via the coding sequence ATGAGCCAATTATTTGTTCTAAGTTTAGAGGGTGATTTCAAGAGTGGCTTTAAAGCCACTCTTGAAATCGGTGAAGAGGGAGATAAACGCCCTACTTCTAAAACCATTGGTGAACTGCCTCCCAAGCCAGAAATGCTCGAATTTTATAAAGATTGGCAGTTATCACAAATAGCGTGGCTGAAGAGGGGACGGATGAAAATTCCATCATCACCAACTGATCAATTTTCCGTTAAGCATCTGATTGAAGACTCCCAAAAACAAGCTGATGTATTGCGCCGAAACCTGAATAACTGGCTAAACCAATCTGAGTCATTTCGCCGTATCCGAGACAAATTGCTAGCGAAGTATACATCCTCAGAAGAAGTGCGTGTACTGCTTCGCCTTCGCAACCAAAATGCCACTAAGTTAGTTAATCTACGACGCATCCCTTGGCAGTTATGGGACTTGATTGAGGAATACTCAATGGGAGAAGTAGCCCTGAGTAATCCTGAGTCTGAAAAAGTGGACAAAAATAATATACCTACTATTGAAGATAAAGTAAAAATCTTGGCTATTGTGGGTAATACTAAAGGCATTAAATCCGAGCAAGACCTGGAATTTTTAAAGCAATTACCAAGGTCAGAAATCAGAGTTCTGCAACAGCCAGAGCGTTATCAAATCAATGATGAATTATGGGAACAAACTTGGGATATTTTGTATTTTGCTGGTCACAGTGAAACTTTAGAAGAGGTGGGAAAGATAGAGATTAATCAAAACAGCCCCCCGGACACTTTGACAATTGCAGATTTGAAGTATGGTCTCAAAAAAGCTATTCGACACGGGTTGCAGCTGGCAATATTTAATTCTTGTGATGGATTGGGTCTAGCATATCAACTAGAAGATTTACACATTCCCAACATAATTGTTATGCGGGAACCTGTGGAAGATAAAGTAGCACGGGAGTTTTTGAAGCACTTCCTTAGTGCTTTTGCTGGGGGGCAGTCTCTAGATGCAGCAGTACGAGATGCACGTCAAAGGCTACATGGTTTAGAAGATAAGTATCCCTGTGCCAGCTGGATTCCTGTACTATGCCAAAATGCTGCATCTGCGCCGCTGAAGTGGTCAGCGTTGGGACGACGGACTACCAACATCTGCCCCTATCGTGGGTTGTCTGCTTTCCGAAAGGAGGATGCACCATTCTTCTTTGGCAGAGAAAACTTTACCCAACAGCTAGAAAATGCTGTCCACAGAGAGCCTTTAGTCACGGTGATTGGACCATCAGGAAGCGGTAAATCCTCGGCAGTATTTGCAGGACTAATTCCTAAGTTGTGTTCTCAAGGCAATTGGCGGACTCTGGATTTTCGTCCTGGCGATCGCCCCTTTCATGCTTTGGCATTTAAGCTAATTCAGTACTTAGAACCAAATCTAGAAAGTGAGAATGATCGACTCAGGGAGACTCGCAAACTAGCTACTGATTTACGACAAGAACCAGAATCGCTTCGAGATGTGATCGAACGGATTATTTGGAATAATCCTGGTACTCGCTTTTTAATGGTGATAGATCAATTTGAGGAACTTTATACTCTTTGTTCTAAACAAGAGTGTCAGAGCTTTTTAGAGCGATTATTAGAAGCAGTTAAAACTGTTAACCATTATAATTTACATCTGACTCTGGTGCTGACTTTACGGGCGGACTTTCTTGGTTATGCCCTTTCTGACCGCTCCTTTGCTGATGTTATTCCCATTGCCGATCAGATGCTTGGGCCAATGAATTCTGTTGAGTTGGAACAGGCAATCACTCAACCCGCCCAGTTATTTGGTGTAACGATTGAATCTGGATTGACAGAGTTGATATTAGAGGAGATTATGCCGAATGGCAAGGCAATGGAACCAGGTTACTTGCCTTTGGTGGAATTTACTCTCACGCAGTTATGGGAGAAACAACAGGATGCTAAATTAACGCACGATGCATACAAACAGCTAGGAGGAATCAAAGAAGCGATCGCTCACTATGCAGATCAGGTTTTCAATCAACTTAATGAAGAACAAAAAGAGCGAGTCAGACGCATCTTTGTTCAACTTGTACGTCCAGGACACCCAGGAGAAGGAACTCCAGATACTAGACGGATAGCAAATCGTAGGCAGATAGGTGAAGAAAATTGGGATTTAATTCAACATTTAGCCAATGTTCGGCTTGTAACAACTAATAATCACTTAGTTTTAGATAACCATGGCAAACTCATCGAAGAAGAAATTGTCGAAATTGTTCATGAAGCGCTAATCGAAAAATGGTCTCTCCTAAAAATTTGGCTGGATCTTGACCGAGAGTTTCGTACTTGGCAGGAACGTTTGCGCTCGTCAATCATCGAATGGAAGAAAAATAACAGAGATGATGCAGGCTTACTACGAGGGAAATTTTTAATCGAAGCAGAAAACTGGCTACGAGACAGACAGCCAGAATTAACCAGGGAAGAACAAAAATATATTGAGCTAAGTACCAAACTCCGGAATCGGCGTAGAAACATCACTATCTTTACACTTAGCACTATTTTTACGATTATTTCAGCTGCTGCTGGTATCGCTTGGTTATCTAGACAAGCAGCAGTTGTCGCTTTAGAAGACCAAGTTAATGCTCTGAGTCAATCGTCTGATGTACTGAGAAATTCAGGTCAGCCCTTTGATGCTTTACTTTCAGCAATGAAGGCAGCAGAGCCAATTCTAACAAAGCAAATTCAGGTAGAGCCTAAAGATGAAACATGGAAACAAGCACAGAAAACTCTGCAATGGTCATTGTTTAAAGTTAGAGAGCAAAATCGTCTAGATGGACATCAAGATGAAGTTTGGAGTGTGAGCTTTAGCCCAGATCATCAGTTAATCGCTACTGCTAGTGCTGATAACACTGTCATACTCTGGAGTCGTAAGGGAAAAAAACTAAAAACCCTAAAAGGACATGAAGGTGTTGTAGCTAGCGTCAGCTTTAGTCCAGATAGCCAAACAATAGCTACTGCTAGCTTTGATAAAACTATCAAACTCTGGAATCGTCAGGGGCAACCACTAAAAACCATAGAAGGATATAAAGAAGGACATAAAGAAGGACATAAAGAAGGACATAAAGGTTGGGTTTATAGTGTCAGCTTCAGTCCAGATGGTAAAATCATTGCTTCTGCCAGTAAAGATGGAACCGTTAAGCTTTGGAATCGAGATGGAAAGCTGCTTCGAGAATTTATGGTTCCAGCACCTGCCGATAAGAGTGATGGTGGACTAAACACTGTCACTTTTAGTCCAGACGGAAATACTATTGCCGCATCAAGTTGGGATAAAACAGTCAGGCTGTGGAGCCTCAAAGATGGACAGGAGAAAATTTTCAGGGGCCATCAAGATGCAGTCAACAACGTCAGCTTCAGTCCAGATGGTAAGATGCTGGTTACGGCTAGCCGGGATCAAACTATCAAGCTTTGGAGTTTAGAGGGCAAGGTACTTAAAACCCTTAAAGGACACACTGGTGAGGTCAGTAGTGTTAGTTTCAGCCCAGATAGAGATAGTCGAACTATTGTCAGTGCTGGTTTTGATAAGACAGTTAGATTTTGGAATCTCAATGGTGAACAACTTAAACCATCTCTGACAGGACACAATGGACAAGTGAATCAAGTTGTTTTCAGTCCAGATGGTAAAACTATTGCTAGTGCTGGATTCGATCAAACTGCTAAACTTTGGGCTTTCAACCACCAACAGCTTCAGAGGCTGAATGGGCATAAAGATAATGTTTGGGGAGTAGTCTTTAGCCCCGATGGTGAAACAATTGCTACAGCTAGCCAAGATGGAACTGTTAAACTATGGAATCATAATGGTCAAGTAATTAATACCCTACAAGGGCATAAAGACATAGTGACAAGTGTAATATTTAGCCCAGATGGTGCAATAATCGCTACTACGAGCAAAGATAAGACTGTGAGATTATGGAGTCGAAATGGTAAACAGATCAAGACGCTGACGGGGTTTAAAAATTCCAAAGATAACCGGGTTGATAGTTTAAGTTTTAGTCCCAACGGTAAGATATTTGCAACGGCAGATTGGACTGGAGAAGTTAAGCTTTGGAGTCGAGACGGTAAAGAATTAGATGCTTTCCAAGCACATAAAGATAGAATTTACGACATTACTTTTAGTCCAGATGGTAACATGATTGCTACAGCTAGCAAAGATAACAAGGCTAAACTCTGGAATCTCAAGGGTAGACAAATCGAGTCTTTGGATGGACACTCAGATCAAGTCTTTAATATTAGCTTTAGTTCTGATGGTACGGAGATCGCTACTTCTAGTCGGGATGGAACTATTAAACTCTGGAATCTAGATGGCGAACTGCTCAACACTATTGATGTTTCTTCTATTTACGCTGGTCAAGTCTACAGTACTAGATTTGGCCCCAACGGTAAATTAATTGCTGCCGCAACTAGAGATGGAAGAATCACTGTTTGGAATACAAACGGTGATTTGCTCAAAATTCTAGAGGGACACACTGATATCGCTGACAATGTTAGTTTCAGTCCTGATGGTAAAACTGTTGCCAGTGCCAGCAGGGATGATTCGGTTATTTTGTGGACTTTAGATTTAGAAGAACTAGAGAAAACTGCTGCTATATGGAAGTCAGACTTAAATCAGGTAATGCAACAAAGCTGTGATTGGGTAGGTGATTATTTACAACATAATTTGAATGCTGATAAAGGAGATCAGCGTCTTAAAAAAGTTTGCGATAAAGGTGATACTAATAGTTAG
- a CDS encoding nucleotidyl transferase AbiEii/AbiGii toxin family protein — MKLYEHPEFADAIKAAKQHFAHPGLTEQFIEKDYYVTEALRIVAQNYPNEVIFKGGTSLSKGWKLIERFSEDIDLFLNPQSFNPSLSKNSIDKHLKNIETLVNGHPGFTLDNTRGNSGKGTHRHSFFNYKPQFLGNKPIANNVYLEMGIRSGNYPVEEISISSYLADFLKETGISLGTDDESAFPMKLLHFRRTFVEKLFAIHSRVLLLKEEKQPIGTHARHYYDLYCLAQRQEVQEMLNTEEYNNIKKDCNDIGQQHFNNYQPPENLSFSKSIAIFPTGDLRQLIVATCNTNRSNLQSRDFQTRINCNYNYALARINCN, encoded by the coding sequence GTGAAACTTTACGAACATCCAGAATTCGCAGATGCTATCAAAGCTGCTAAACAACATTTTGCACATCCAGGGCTAACCGAACAGTTCATTGAAAAGGATTACTATGTCACAGAAGCTCTGCGAATTGTGGCACAGAACTATCCAAATGAAGTGATTTTTAAAGGAGGAACGAGTTTATCTAAGGGGTGGAAGCTAATAGAAAGGTTCTCAGAAGATATTGACCTGTTTTTGAATCCTCAAAGTTTTAATCCATCTCTTAGTAAAAATAGTATTGATAAACATTTAAAAAATATAGAAACATTGGTAAATGGGCATCCCGGTTTTACACTTGATAACACCAGGGGTAATAGTGGTAAAGGAACTCATCGTCATAGTTTTTTTAACTATAAGCCTCAGTTTTTAGGTAATAAACCAATAGCTAATAATGTTTACTTAGAAATGGGAATACGTAGTGGTAATTATCCTGTAGAAGAAATATCAATATCTTCTTATTTAGCTGATTTCTTAAAAGAAACAGGTATTAGTTTAGGTACAGATGATGAATCTGCATTTCCTATGAAATTGTTACATTTCCGACGCACTTTTGTAGAGAAATTATTTGCTATACACTCTAGAGTGTTGCTTTTAAAAGAAGAAAAACAACCAATAGGAACTCACGCCAGACATTACTACGATCTGTACTGTTTAGCCCAAAGGCAAGAAGTACAAGAAATGCTTAACACGGAAGAATATAATAACATTAAAAAAGATTGTAATGACATTGGACAACAACATTTTAATAATTATCAACCACCTGAAAATTTGAGTTTTTCAAAGAGCATAGCAATTTTTCCAACAGGAGACTTACGACAATTAATTGTAGCGACCTGCAATACTAATCGCTCAAACCTGCAATCAAGGGATTTTCAAACCAGGATTAATTGCAACTATAATTATGCTTTAGCCAGGATTAACTGCAACTGA
- a CDS encoding DUF1822 family protein — translation MEISSMIEALTFTVPIPLKAHRIAQQLSQAQFTAEKVRKVYHNILAVHTVDFYLRCMGLDTDVAQSDSHDKVMLTFTDVADIDVKNYGKLECRPVLSDADVCYVPPDVWSDRIGYMVVHLNESLQQATIIGFATTVSENKGILPISELRTLAKFSEYLSHIRQPKPVNLRQWFEGVFEAGWLVLKELLSEEQIELAFGSARNRQSSLLSSEFDIIRAKKIDLGMQLVSHSLALIVIPRVNDETEVDLIVQLHPIKDQFYLPESVQMKLLDKNGTAVLDNQSRESDNYIQLKFTAEPGDLFSIAVSLENASVTESFFVAEN, via the coding sequence ATGGAAATTAGTAGCATGATAGAAGCATTGACTTTTACAGTCCCTATCCCTTTGAAAGCACATAGAATAGCGCAACAGTTATCTCAAGCACAATTTACTGCCGAGAAAGTCCGAAAAGTCTATCACAATATTTTAGCCGTACATACAGTAGATTTTTATCTGCGATGCATGGGACTAGACACAGATGTCGCTCAAAGTGATAGTCATGATAAAGTAATGCTAACTTTTACAGATGTGGCAGATATAGATGTAAAAAATTACGGTAAGTTAGAGTGTCGTCCGGTGCTATCAGATGCAGATGTTTGTTATGTACCACCAGATGTTTGGTCAGATAGAATTGGCTATATGGTTGTCCATCTGAACGAATCATTGCAACAGGCGACAATTATAGGATTCGCCACAACAGTATCTGAAAATAAAGGTATTTTACCTATTAGTGAGTTGCGAACACTTGCAAAGTTTTCAGAATACCTGAGTCATATTAGACAACCAAAACCAGTAAACTTGCGGCAATGGTTTGAGGGAGTTTTTGAAGCGGGTTGGCTGGTTTTGAAGGAACTTTTAAGCGAAGAACAGATAGAACTGGCTTTTGGTAGTGCAAGAAACCGACAGTCAAGTTTATTATCATCAGAATTCGACATCATAAGAGCTAAAAAAATAGACTTAGGTATGCAACTTGTTTCTCATTCACTAGCTTTAATTGTAATACCAAGGGTGAATGATGAAACAGAAGTAGACCTGATTGTACAGTTACATCCAATTAAGGATCAATTCTATCTACCAGAAAGTGTACAAATGAAATTACTCGATAAAAATGGAACTGCTGTTTTGGATAATCAATCTAGAGAGTCTGATAATTATATCCAATTGAAGTTTACCGCTGAACCAGGAGACCTTTTCAGTATTGCTGTTTCTTTAGAAAATGCCAGTGTAACTGAGTCGTTTTTCGTTGCAGAGAATTAG
- a CDS encoding type I restriction enzyme HsdR N-terminal domain-containing protein, with the protein MVQYIAAKDVTLRELKQNFSIQIVQDATFFPEWLDGLEALKEEEQHLLDRVKANFLELMDDPPMLENTVKMVVLAPLLDLAGFYHKPFRIETETSVALEMEDEGTIIRGRIDVLVLKNRLWLLVIESKRSDFAVTRAIPQALAYMLSNEETVLPTFGMITNGNEFLFLKVLEHKYANSRLFSLVNPDNELYSVLQVLKRLGMETIAFSAT; encoded by the coding sequence ATGGTTCAGTATATTGCAGCCAAGGATGTGACACTACGGGAATTAAAGCAAAATTTTAGCATTCAAATCGTTCAAGATGCTACCTTTTTTCCTGAGTGGTTGGATGGGCTTGAGGCTTTGAAAGAGGAAGAGCAACATTTATTAGATCGGGTGAAGGCTAATTTTTTAGAATTGATGGATGATCCGCCAATGCTAGAAAATACGGTGAAGATGGTGGTACTTGCGCCCTTGTTAGATTTAGCTGGTTTTTATCATAAGCCATTTAGGATTGAAACAGAAACGAGTGTGGCTTTAGAAATGGAGGATGAAGGAACTATTATTCGGGGGCGAATTGATGTTTTGGTGTTAAAAAATCGGCTTTGGTTGTTGGTAATTGAATCAAAACGGAGTGATTTTGCGGTGACACGCGCAATTCCTCAAGCTTTAGCTTATATGTTGAGTAATGAGGAAACTGTGCTACCAACCTTTGGCATGATTACCAATGGTAATGAGTTTTTATTTTTAAAGGTATTGGAACATAAATATGCTAACTCGCGGCTGTTTTCTTTGGTAAATCCTGATAATGAGCTTTATAGTGTATTGCAGGTATTGAAGCGTTTGGGGATGGAAACGATAGCGTTCAGCGCAACATAG
- a CDS encoding element excision factor XisH family protein, which yields MLLRCGWNILTEDYTLEYGGDRLYVDIAAEKSIAAHW from the coding sequence ATGCTCTTACGCTGTGGTTGGAACATCTTAACAGAAGATTATACTTTGGAATATGGTGGCGATCGCTTATATGTGGATATTGCAGCAGAAAAATCAATTGCAGCACATTGGTGA
- a CDS encoding transposase, producing the protein MKSYSLDLREKIVAAHIQKNISIRKVANIFSVSKSLVQKLVKQQKIDGDLQPKKRGKPQFSHLTNADIDLRELVEANSDATLIELCELFADKTGNWVGRSAMCSALQKLGLNRKKKQRGVPKQEQKEF; encoded by the coding sequence ATGAAATCATACTCTCTGGATCTTCGAGAAAAAATAGTTGCTGCCCATATTCAAAAAAACATATCAATCAGGAAAGTAGCTAATATATTTTCTGTGTCAAAAAGTTTAGTACAAAAGCTGGTAAAACAACAAAAAATTGATGGAGATTTACAACCCAAGAAGCGAGGAAAACCACAATTTAGTCATCTGACAAATGCGGACATAGATTTAAGAGAATTGGTTGAAGCAAATTCGGATGCAACATTGATAGAATTGTGTGAATTATTTGCAGATAAAACTGGTAATTGGGTAGGTCGAAGTGCAATGTGTTCTGCATTACAGAAATTAGGATTAAATCGTAAAAAAAAACAACGCGGAGTACCCAAGCAGGAACAGAAAGAGTTCTGA
- a CDS encoding Rpn family recombination-promoting nuclease/putative transposase: MYDDTCRYLAEYFSADFASWLLGKSVTMTELKPSELSLDPIRADALILLESDESVLHIEFQTLPKNNIPFRVLDYRVRMYRKDPTKPMRQVVIYLKQTSSELVYQTSFTMERTRHEFDVIRLWEQPASLFLQYPGLLPFATLGQTANPAETLRQVTKIADQIEDPAIQANLIAASAILAGLRLEQDVIYSLVRRDIMQESVIYRSIQEEAGAKKQREIANNLLREGLAIEMVARVTGLSLKEVQQIQQQLNESPQN; encoded by the coding sequence ATGTATGACGATACCTGCCGATACCTTGCCGAATACTTCTCGGCCGACTTCGCCAGTTGGCTGTTAGGAAAGTCTGTCACAATGACAGAACTCAAACCCTCTGAACTCTCCCTCGATCCGATTCGTGCCGATGCCCTAATTTTACTGGAATCAGACGAATCCGTTTTGCATATCGAGTTCCAAACACTTCCCAAAAACAATATTCCATTCCGTGTTTTGGATTACCGCGTGCGAATGTACCGCAAAGATCCAACTAAACCGATGCGGCAAGTTGTGATTTATCTGAAGCAGACTAGCTCAGAGTTAGTTTATCAAACCAGTTTCACAATGGAACGCACACGCCATGAATTTGATGTCATTCGTTTGTGGGAGCAACCTGCTTCACTATTTTTGCAATATCCTGGACTATTGCCCTTTGCTACACTGGGACAGACTGCCAATCCAGCAGAGACATTACGTCAGGTAACTAAAATTGCCGATCAGATTGAAGACCCAGCGATACAGGCGAATCTGATAGCAGCCTCAGCAATTCTGGCTGGGTTAAGATTAGAGCAAGACGTAATTTATAGTTTAGTGCGGAGAGACATCATGCAAGAATCTGTGATTTACCGTTCGATTCAGGAAGAAGCAGGGGCAAAAAAACAGAGAGAAATTGCCAATAATTTACTAAGGGAAGGTTTAGCGATTGAGATGGTTGCTCGCGTAACAGGCTTATCGCTCAAAGAAGTCCAACAAATTCAACAACAACTGAATGAGTCTCCACAGAATTAG
- a CDS encoding transposase, translating into MLSEPKYGGCSRLAEILGNVSHDSVNRFLLRERYEPKDLFKIIEKIINLEGGILSVDDTVIEKIYSDPKNAELIGYFWSGKAHKTIIGLNLITLYYSDINGNSVPINYRIYDKKEGKTKNDYFREMVSEIISWGVKPRMVTGDSWYSGVENLKFLKNQKLGFLFGIEKNRTVSNEPHKYCQVSTLAISEEGLRTHLKEFGFIKLFRKDFKKEDSRHYILYLPDEEKIQDITRNEFITIHDTHWGIETFHRAIKQVCGICRFMVRDTYTIKTHIFCSLQAFVKLEFMRSEKVISNWYEIQRNLFTLVVREHIFANLNSELLAAALRYRMI; encoded by the coding sequence TTGCTGTCAGAGCCAAAGTATGGAGGGTGCAGTAGGTTAGCAGAGATATTGGGAAATGTTTCACATGATAGTGTAAACCGCTTTTTATTGAGAGAGAGATACGAACCCAAAGATTTATTCAAAATAATAGAGAAAATAATTAACCTAGAAGGAGGAATATTAAGTGTAGATGACACGGTTATAGAAAAGATTTACAGCGACCCCAAAAATGCCGAATTAATCGGTTATTTTTGGTCAGGAAAAGCCCATAAAACTATTATTGGCTTAAATTTAATCACTTTATATTACAGTGATATTAATGGTAATTCAGTCCCAATTAATTACAGAATATATGATAAAAAGGAGGGAAAAACAAAAAACGATTATTTTAGAGAAATGGTAAGTGAAATAATAAGCTGGGGAGTCAAACCCAGAATGGTAACAGGAGATAGTTGGTATTCTGGAGTAGAAAACTTGAAGTTTCTAAAAAACCAGAAATTGGGGTTTTTATTCGGAATTGAAAAAAATAGAACTGTTTCAAACGAGCCACATAAGTATTGTCAGGTCAGCACTCTGGCTATTTCTGAAGAAGGATTAAGGACTCATCTGAAAGAATTTGGATTTATAAAGTTGTTTAGGAAAGACTTTAAAAAAGAAGACTCTAGACATTATATTTTATATCTGCCAGATGAGGAGAAAATCCAAGACATAACCAGAAATGAATTTATCACAATTCATGATACTCATTGGGGTATTGAAACCTTTCATCGTGCTATAAAACAAGTATGTGGAATTTGTAGATTCATGGTTAGAGATACCTATACAATCAAAACACATATATTTTGTTCACTTCAAGCTTTTGTGAAATTGGAGTTTATGCGCTCTGAAAAAGTAATTAGCAATTGGTATGAAATACAACGGAATCTGTTTACTTTAGTTGTACGTGAGCATATTTTTGCTAATCTTAATAGCGAACTGCTTGCAGCAGCGCTTCGCTATCGCATGATCTAG
- a CDS encoding lecithin retinol acyltransferase family protein, with protein MVWRAESRLGEDAYHLFDNNCEHFATWCKTGVHASEQVKNAGAVGAGASGSGAAVAGSLGVVSAAGAAAGLSGAGIMSGLAAVGGSAVAGIGVLGAAPAAITTLAMNQVLNDDESLPDDEREARAVGRTMTTVGAVAGTAGAVGTVAAAGSVAGLSPAGITSGLAAVGSTVGMGMAAGVAITVAAPAAAAAAVGYGTYKFWKWISEK; from the coding sequence GTGGTTTGGCGTGCTGAAAGCAGATTAGGAGAAGATGCTTATCACCTATTTGATAATAATTGTGAACACTTTGCTACTTGGTGTAAAACAGGTGTACACGCCAGCGAACAAGTAAAAAATGCAGGAGCAGTTGGAGCGGGAGCATCTGGAAGTGGAGCCGCAGTTGCGGGTAGTCTTGGTGTTGTTAGTGCTGCTGGTGCGGCTGCTGGGTTAAGTGGTGCTGGTATTATGTCAGGTTTAGCAGCAGTTGGAGGTAGTGCAGTTGCGGGTATTGGCGTACTTGGTGCTGCTCCTGCTGCTATTACAACACTAGCTATGAATCAGGTTTTAAACGATGATGAGAGTCTTCCTGATGATGAACGTGAAGCTCGTGCTGTTGGTAGAACTATGACAACTGTAGGCGCAGTAGCTGGTACTGCTGGAGCAGTTGGTACAGTTGCAGCTGCCGGAAGTGTTGCAGGTTTGAGTCCTGCTGGAATTACTTCTGGTTTAGCCGCAGTTGGATCAACAGTAGGAATGGGAATGGCTGCCGGTGTTGCTATTACAGTGGCCGCACCAGCAGCAGCAGCGGCCGCTGTTGGCTATGGTACTTACAAATTCTGGAAATGGATATCGGAAAAGTAG